The following coding sequences are from one Anguilla anguilla isolate fAngAng1 chromosome 12, fAngAng1.pri, whole genome shotgun sequence window:
- the LOC118209884 gene encoding aldehyde dehydrogenase family 3 member A2-like isoform X2 produces the protein MSMDEVVLRARKAFQSGRSRPLEFRVQQLKSLLRFVRDRQTDITTALKKDLDKSEQASLLYEVMCMEGEISLALDRLAEWAAPRPVEKTLLTITDQVFIQPQPLGLVLIIGAWNYPWVITIQPLIGAIAAGNAAVVKPSEVSVHSAKVMQELLPLYLDQEMYPVVLGGVPETQELLRQRFDHIFYTGSSSVGKLVMEAAARHLTPVTLELGGKSPCYIHKDCDISTACRRITWGKFTNCGQTCIAPDYILCEPTIQDRVVQEIRKSAQEFYTDDPDACPDYTRIINPRHFKRLMGLMEGCRVALGGTGDETRLYIAPTVLTDVSPDARVMQEEIFGPLLPIVTVSGEDEAIRFINEREKPLALYVFSSSNKVIKRFITETSSGGFLANDCLVHYTISALPFGGVEVSAEMLRWMCRYR, from the exons ATGTCGATGGACGAGGTGGTGCTTCGTGCGAGGAAGGCCTTCCAGAGTGGCAGGTCCAGACCTCTGGAGTTCCGGGTCCAGCAGCTCAAGAGCCTTCTGCGTTTCGTccgagacagacagacagacatcacCACTGCCCTGAAAAAAGACCTCGACAAG AGTGAACAGGCCTCGCTGCTGTACGAGGTGATGTGCATGGAGGGGGAGATCTCCCTGGCCCTGGACCGGCTGGCAGAGTGGGCGGCGCCTCGGCCGGTGGAGAAGACCTTGCTCACCATCACTGACCAGGTGTTCATCCAGCCGCAGCCCCTGGGGCTGGTGCTCATCATCGGAGCCTGGAACTACCCCTGGGTGATCACCATTCAGCCTCTGATCGGGGCCATCGCTGCGG gtaATGCAGCCGTGGTGAAGCCCTCAGAGGTCAGCGTCCACTCTGCCAAGGTCATGCAAGAGCTGCTCCCCCTATACCTGGACCAG gaGATGTACCccgtggtgttggggggggtgccGGAGACCCAGGAGCTGCTGAGGCAGCGCTTTGACCACATCTTCTACACggggagcagcagtgtggggaAGCTGGTGATGGAGGCCGCCGCCCGTCACCTGACCCCCGTCACCCTGGAGCTGGGGGGGAAGAGCCCCTGCTACATACACAaggactgtgacatcagcacggCCTGCAG GAGGATCACCTGGGGCAAGTTCACAAACTGCGGCCAGACCTGCATCGCCCCCGACTACATCCTGTGCGAGCCCACCATCCAGGACCGGGTGGTGCAGGAGATCCGGAAGAGCGCGCAG GAGTTCTACACGGACGACCCCGATGCCTGCCCGGACTACACCCGCATCATCAACCCGCGCCACTTCAAGAGGCTGATGGGCCTGATGGAGGGCTGCCGCGTCGCTCTCGGAGGGACGGGCGACGAGACGCGCCTCTACATCG cccccacaGTCCTGACGGACGTGTCCCCCGACGCCAGGGTGATGCAGGAGGAGATCTTTGGCCCCCTGTTGCCCATAGTAACGGTCAGCGGGGAGGACGAGGCCATTCGCTTTATCAACGAGAGAGAGAAGCCCCTGGCCCTGTACGTCTTCTCCTCCAGCAATAAG gtgatCAAGCGCTTCATCACGGAGACCTCAAGTGGTGGATTTCTAGCCAACGACTGCCTGGTACACTACACCATCAGCGCCCTGCCCTTCGGTGGAGTGG AGGTTTCGGCGGAGATGCTGAGGTGGATGTGTCGGTACCGGTGA
- the LOC118209884 gene encoding aldehyde dehydrogenase family 3 member A2-like isoform X1 → MSMDEVVLRARKAFQSGRSRPLEFRVQQLKSLLRFVRDRQTDITTALKKDLDKSEQASLLYEVMCMEGEISLALDRLAEWAAPRPVEKTLLTITDQVFIQPQPLGLVLIIGAWNYPWVITIQPLIGAIAAGNAAVVKPSEVSVHSAKVMQELLPLYLDQEMYPVVLGGVPETQELLRQRFDHIFYTGSSSVGKLVMEAAARHLTPVTLELGGKSPCYIHKDCDISTACRRITWGKFTNCGQTCIAPDYILCEPTIQDRVVQEIRKSAQEFYTDDPDACPDYTRIINPRHFKRLMGLMEGCRVALGGTGDETRLYIAPTVLTDVSPDARVMQEEIFGPLLPIVTVSGEDEAIRFINEREKPLALYVFSSSNKVIKRFITETSSGGFLANDCLVHYTISALPFGGVGNSGTGCYHGKHTFDQLSHLRGCLVKPLGFERVNGVRYPPHTPRKLRWAYFLFLRRINVAHLRRAALLAAFAALAALLAQRFRRRC, encoded by the exons ATGTCGATGGACGAGGTGGTGCTTCGTGCGAGGAAGGCCTTCCAGAGTGGCAGGTCCAGACCTCTGGAGTTCCGGGTCCAGCAGCTCAAGAGCCTTCTGCGTTTCGTccgagacagacagacagacatcacCACTGCCCTGAAAAAAGACCTCGACAAG AGTGAACAGGCCTCGCTGCTGTACGAGGTGATGTGCATGGAGGGGGAGATCTCCCTGGCCCTGGACCGGCTGGCAGAGTGGGCGGCGCCTCGGCCGGTGGAGAAGACCTTGCTCACCATCACTGACCAGGTGTTCATCCAGCCGCAGCCCCTGGGGCTGGTGCTCATCATCGGAGCCTGGAACTACCCCTGGGTGATCACCATTCAGCCTCTGATCGGGGCCATCGCTGCGG gtaATGCAGCCGTGGTGAAGCCCTCAGAGGTCAGCGTCCACTCTGCCAAGGTCATGCAAGAGCTGCTCCCCCTATACCTGGACCAG gaGATGTACCccgtggtgttggggggggtgccGGAGACCCAGGAGCTGCTGAGGCAGCGCTTTGACCACATCTTCTACACggggagcagcagtgtggggaAGCTGGTGATGGAGGCCGCCGCCCGTCACCTGACCCCCGTCACCCTGGAGCTGGGGGGGAAGAGCCCCTGCTACATACACAaggactgtgacatcagcacggCCTGCAG GAGGATCACCTGGGGCAAGTTCACAAACTGCGGCCAGACCTGCATCGCCCCCGACTACATCCTGTGCGAGCCCACCATCCAGGACCGGGTGGTGCAGGAGATCCGGAAGAGCGCGCAG GAGTTCTACACGGACGACCCCGATGCCTGCCCGGACTACACCCGCATCATCAACCCGCGCCACTTCAAGAGGCTGATGGGCCTGATGGAGGGCTGCCGCGTCGCTCTCGGAGGGACGGGCGACGAGACGCGCCTCTACATCG cccccacaGTCCTGACGGACGTGTCCCCCGACGCCAGGGTGATGCAGGAGGAGATCTTTGGCCCCCTGTTGCCCATAGTAACGGTCAGCGGGGAGGACGAGGCCATTCGCTTTATCAACGAGAGAGAGAAGCCCCTGGCCCTGTACGTCTTCTCCTCCAGCAATAAG gtgatCAAGCGCTTCATCACGGAGACCTCAAGTGGTGGATTTCTAGCCAACGACTGCCTGGTACACTACACCATCAGCGCCCTGCCCTTCGGTGGAGTGG GTAACAGCGGGACGGGGTGTTACCACGGCAAGCACACGTTTGATCAGCTGAGCCACCTGCGCGGGTGCCTGGTGAAGCCGCTGGGGTTCGAGAGGGTGAACGGCGTCCGCTACCCGCCGCACACGCCGAGGAAGCTGCGCTGGGcctacttcctcttcctgcggCGGATCAACGTGGCGCACCTGCGCCGCGCGGCCCTGCTCGCCGCCTTCGCCGCCCTGGCCGCGCTCCTCGCGCAG AGGTTTCGGCGGAGATGCTGA